The following coding sequences are from one Mugil cephalus isolate CIBA_MC_2020 chromosome 9, CIBA_Mcephalus_1.1, whole genome shotgun sequence window:
- the gab2 gene encoding GRB2-associated-binding protein 2 isoform X3, with product MSGDPDVLEYYKNDHSKKPIRVIDLQCCVQVDAGLTFKRKEFQDSFVFDIKTSDRTFYLVAETEEEMNKWVRSICQLCGFNQSDESHDGRLHHMPRSVGADGTGSMAPLTGERKSSAPIHSSQPVLFTFDVPVRHSHHSSLSNSAPQDYLLLHQCMSRKTESARSASFSQATRSNVLVGSDSAVQKLSYGFSHCLNGMGAQLHGFYSLPKPGKHQLPVHDDSSQEACYVLPQGYSSEAPAHSGLGDSELDSEEVYTYKTPCNTLATMHSNERSPDNYDLPTPPGSFYQIPRTFDKNHNALTPSSSESSCAPPPRPPKPSQGSEGQWGSPQSVGSQNGEVTAAVSVIPRRNTLPAVENIRLHRGSSFETNNHHRLIHFNNSGQSVESVNDGFSSYLRTQTPLTRSDSGNSDDNYVPMNPGSSPLSAAQADSPKNIYIPMSPGPHHFDFPGFSATLPARKGSSASLCHRPSRLSDVTPPPINRNLKPNRKSKPTPLDLKNSGIFDELPFKSPITMSWTRPVPSMNSMSSQHCRPISTQSITSTDSADSEENYVAMQNPASTSPAVSGTSSPAPRKCGNVDYLALDFQPGSPSPHRKPSTSSVTSDEKVDYVQVDKEKTQALQSTMQEWTDVRQSTEPAKGVKS from the exons ATGAGTGGAGACCCTGATGTCCTGGAGTACTACAAGAACGACCACTCCAAGAAGCCCATCCGGGTCATCGACCTGCAGTGCTGTGTGCAGGTGGATGCCGGCCTGACTTTTAAGAGGAAGGAGTTCCAGGACAGTTTTGTGTTCGACATCAAGACGTCCGACCGCACTTTTTATCTGGTGGCCGAGACGGAGGAAGAGATGAACAAGTGGGTCCGGTCCATCTGCCAGCTGTGTGGTTTCAACCAGTCGGACGAAAGCCATG ATGGCAGGTTACACCATATGCCTCGTTCTGTTGGAGCAGATGGGACCGGCTCAATGGCTCCCCTGACCGGAGAACGCAAGTCTTCTGCCCCCATCCATTCCAGCCAGCCAGTGCTCTTCACCTTTGATGTGCCTGTGCGCCACTCACACCACAGTTCCCTGTCCAACAGTGCACCCCAGGactacctcctcctccatcagtgCATGAGCAGGAAGACAGAAAGTGCACG GAGTGCCAGTTTCTCCCAGGCCACGCGAAGCAATGTGCTAGTGGGGAGCGACTCTGCGGTGCAGAAACTCTCCTATGGCTTTTCGCACTGTCTAAACGGAATGGGCGCTCAGCTGCATGGCTTCTACAGCCTCCCAAAGCCAGGAAAACACCAGTTGCCGGTGCATGATGACTCTTCTCAGGAGGCCTGCTATGTACTTCCGCAGGGCTACAGCTCTGAGGCACCAGCTCACAGTGGTCTGGGTGACTCTGAACTTGACAGCGAGGAGGTGTACACCTACAAGACACCTTGCAACACCCTTGCCACCATGCACAGCAACGAGCGCTCACCTGACAATTATGACCTTCCCACGCCGCCCGGCTCCTTCTATCAGATCCCCCGGACATTTGATAAAAATCACAATGCCTTGACGCCTTCCAGCTCTGAATCCTCATGTGCCCCTCCTCCAAGGCCCCCCAAACCTAGCCAGGGGTCTGAGGGGCAATGGGGGAGTCCCCAGTCAGTAGGGAGCCAGAATGGAGAGGTGACGGCTGCAGTGTCAGTCATCCCACGCAGGAATACCCTCCCCGCTGTTGAGAACATCCGGCTTCACAGAG GCTCCTCCTTTGAAACTAACAACCATCATCGTCTCATCCATTTCAACAACTCTGGCCAGTCGGTGGAGTCTGTAAATGACGGGTTCAGCTCCTACCTG AGAACCCAAACCCCGCTGACTCGCTCCGACAGCGGCAATTCAGATGACAACTATGTGCCCATGAATCCCGGCTCCTCACCACTCAGCGCCGCCCAGGCTGACAGTCCTAAGAATATCTACATTCCTATGAGCCCTGGGCCACATCACTTTGATTTCCCAGGATTCTCTGCAACATTACCTGCCCGTAAGGGGAGCAGTGCCTCCTTGTGTCACAGGCCCAGTCGTCTCAGTGACGTTACGCCACCTCCCATCAACCGCAACCTCAAACCTAACAGGAAAT CGAAGCCAACACCTCTTGATTTGAAGAACAGTGGGATCTTTGATGAACTGCCATTTAAGAGCCCAATCACCATGTCCTGGACACGGCCCGT GCCCTCTATGAACTCCATGTCCTCCCAGCATTGCCGACCTATCTCTACACAAAGCATCACCAGCACAGATTCTGCAGACAGCGAGGAGAATTACGTGGCCATG CAGAACCCAGCGTCTACCTCCCCAGCCGTGAGTGGCACCAGCAGCCCAGCCCCTAGGAAGTGTGGCAACGTGGACTACTTAGCACTGGACTTCCAGCCCGGGTCGCCAAGCCCACACAGAAAA CCCTCTACATCATCCGTGACATCTGATGAGAAGGTGGACTACGTGCAAGTTGACAAGGAAAAGACCCAGGCGCTCCAAAGCACAATGCAGGAGTGGACTGATGTGCGGCAGTCTACTGAACCTGCCAAGGGCGTCAAATCCTGA
- the gab2 gene encoding GRB2-associated-binding protein 2 isoform X2: MSGGEIIFQGWLRKSPPEKKLRRYAWKKRWFILRSGRMSGDPDVLEYYKNDHSKKPIRVIDLQCCVQVDAGLTFKRKEFQDSFVFDIKTSDRTFYLVAETEEEMNKWVRSICQLCGFNQSDESHDGRLHHMPRSVGADGTGSMAPLTGERKSSAPIHSSQPVLFTFDVPVRHSHHSSLSNSAPQDYLLLHQCMSRKTESARSASFSQATRSNVLVGSDSAVQKLSYGFSHCLNGMGAQLHGFYSLPKPGKHQLPVHDDSSQEACYVLPQGYSSEAPAHSGLGDSELDSEEVYTYKTPCNTLATMHSNERSPDNYDLPTPPGSFYQIPRTFDKNHNALTPSSSESSCAPPPRPPKPSQGSEGQWGSPQSVGSQNGEVTAAVSVIPRRNTLPAVENIRLHRGSSFETNNHHRLIHFNNSGQSVESVNDGFSSYLRTQTPLTRSDSGNSDDNYVPMNPGSSPLSAAQADSPKNIYIPMSPGPHHFDFPGFSATLPARKGSSASLCHRPSRLSDVTPPPINRNLKPNRKSKPTPLDLKNSGIFDELPFKSPITMSWTRPVPSMNSMSSQHCRPISTQSITSTDSADSEENYVAMNPASTSPAVSGTSSPAPRKCGNVDYLALDFQPGSPSPHRKPSTSSVTSDEKVDYVQVDKEKTQALQSTMQEWTDVRQSTEPAKGVKS; the protein is encoded by the exons gcaTGGAAGAAACGCTGGTTTATACTTCGCAGCGGCCGCATGAGTGGAGACCCTGATGTCCTGGAGTACTACAAGAACGACCACTCCAAGAAGCCCATCCGGGTCATCGACCTGCAGTGCTGTGTGCAGGTGGATGCCGGCCTGACTTTTAAGAGGAAGGAGTTCCAGGACAGTTTTGTGTTCGACATCAAGACGTCCGACCGCACTTTTTATCTGGTGGCCGAGACGGAGGAAGAGATGAACAAGTGGGTCCGGTCCATCTGCCAGCTGTGTGGTTTCAACCAGTCGGACGAAAGCCATG ATGGCAGGTTACACCATATGCCTCGTTCTGTTGGAGCAGATGGGACCGGCTCAATGGCTCCCCTGACCGGAGAACGCAAGTCTTCTGCCCCCATCCATTCCAGCCAGCCAGTGCTCTTCACCTTTGATGTGCCTGTGCGCCACTCACACCACAGTTCCCTGTCCAACAGTGCACCCCAGGactacctcctcctccatcagtgCATGAGCAGGAAGACAGAAAGTGCACG GAGTGCCAGTTTCTCCCAGGCCACGCGAAGCAATGTGCTAGTGGGGAGCGACTCTGCGGTGCAGAAACTCTCCTATGGCTTTTCGCACTGTCTAAACGGAATGGGCGCTCAGCTGCATGGCTTCTACAGCCTCCCAAAGCCAGGAAAACACCAGTTGCCGGTGCATGATGACTCTTCTCAGGAGGCCTGCTATGTACTTCCGCAGGGCTACAGCTCTGAGGCACCAGCTCACAGTGGTCTGGGTGACTCTGAACTTGACAGCGAGGAGGTGTACACCTACAAGACACCTTGCAACACCCTTGCCACCATGCACAGCAACGAGCGCTCACCTGACAATTATGACCTTCCCACGCCGCCCGGCTCCTTCTATCAGATCCCCCGGACATTTGATAAAAATCACAATGCCTTGACGCCTTCCAGCTCTGAATCCTCATGTGCCCCTCCTCCAAGGCCCCCCAAACCTAGCCAGGGGTCTGAGGGGCAATGGGGGAGTCCCCAGTCAGTAGGGAGCCAGAATGGAGAGGTGACGGCTGCAGTGTCAGTCATCCCACGCAGGAATACCCTCCCCGCTGTTGAGAACATCCGGCTTCACAGAG GCTCCTCCTTTGAAACTAACAACCATCATCGTCTCATCCATTTCAACAACTCTGGCCAGTCGGTGGAGTCTGTAAATGACGGGTTCAGCTCCTACCTG AGAACCCAAACCCCGCTGACTCGCTCCGACAGCGGCAATTCAGATGACAACTATGTGCCCATGAATCCCGGCTCCTCACCACTCAGCGCCGCCCAGGCTGACAGTCCTAAGAATATCTACATTCCTATGAGCCCTGGGCCACATCACTTTGATTTCCCAGGATTCTCTGCAACATTACCTGCCCGTAAGGGGAGCAGTGCCTCCTTGTGTCACAGGCCCAGTCGTCTCAGTGACGTTACGCCACCTCCCATCAACCGCAACCTCAAACCTAACAGGAAAT CGAAGCCAACACCTCTTGATTTGAAGAACAGTGGGATCTTTGATGAACTGCCATTTAAGAGCCCAATCACCATGTCCTGGACACGGCCCGT GCCCTCTATGAACTCCATGTCCTCCCAGCATTGCCGACCTATCTCTACACAAAGCATCACCAGCACAGATTCTGCAGACAGCGAGGAGAATTACGTGGCCATG AACCCAGCGTCTACCTCCCCAGCCGTGAGTGGCACCAGCAGCCCAGCCCCTAGGAAGTGTGGCAACGTGGACTACTTAGCACTGGACTTCCAGCCCGGGTCGCCAAGCCCACACAGAAAA CCCTCTACATCATCCGTGACATCTGATGAGAAGGTGGACTACGTGCAAGTTGACAAGGAAAAGACCCAGGCGCTCCAAAGCACAATGCAGGAGTGGACTGATGTGCGGCAGTCTACTGAACCTGCCAAGGGCGTCAAATCCTGA
- the gab2 gene encoding GRB2-associated-binding protein 2 isoform X1 has product MSGGEIIFQGWLRKSPPEKKLRRYAWKKRWFILRSGRMSGDPDVLEYYKNDHSKKPIRVIDLQCCVQVDAGLTFKRKEFQDSFVFDIKTSDRTFYLVAETEEEMNKWVRSICQLCGFNQSDESHDGRLHHMPRSVGADGTGSMAPLTGERKSSAPIHSSQPVLFTFDVPVRHSHHSSLSNSAPQDYLLLHQCMSRKTESARSASFSQATRSNVLVGSDSAVQKLSYGFSHCLNGMGAQLHGFYSLPKPGKHQLPVHDDSSQEACYVLPQGYSSEAPAHSGLGDSELDSEEVYTYKTPCNTLATMHSNERSPDNYDLPTPPGSFYQIPRTFDKNHNALTPSSSESSCAPPPRPPKPSQGSEGQWGSPQSVGSQNGEVTAAVSVIPRRNTLPAVENIRLHRGSSFETNNHHRLIHFNNSGQSVESVNDGFSSYLRTQTPLTRSDSGNSDDNYVPMNPGSSPLSAAQADSPKNIYIPMSPGPHHFDFPGFSATLPARKGSSASLCHRPSRLSDVTPPPINRNLKPNRKSKPTPLDLKNSGIFDELPFKSPITMSWTRPVPSMNSMSSQHCRPISTQSITSTDSADSEENYVAMQNPASTSPAVSGTSSPAPRKCGNVDYLALDFQPGSPSPHRKPSTSSVTSDEKVDYVQVDKEKTQALQSTMQEWTDVRQSTEPAKGVKS; this is encoded by the exons gcaTGGAAGAAACGCTGGTTTATACTTCGCAGCGGCCGCATGAGTGGAGACCCTGATGTCCTGGAGTACTACAAGAACGACCACTCCAAGAAGCCCATCCGGGTCATCGACCTGCAGTGCTGTGTGCAGGTGGATGCCGGCCTGACTTTTAAGAGGAAGGAGTTCCAGGACAGTTTTGTGTTCGACATCAAGACGTCCGACCGCACTTTTTATCTGGTGGCCGAGACGGAGGAAGAGATGAACAAGTGGGTCCGGTCCATCTGCCAGCTGTGTGGTTTCAACCAGTCGGACGAAAGCCATG ATGGCAGGTTACACCATATGCCTCGTTCTGTTGGAGCAGATGGGACCGGCTCAATGGCTCCCCTGACCGGAGAACGCAAGTCTTCTGCCCCCATCCATTCCAGCCAGCCAGTGCTCTTCACCTTTGATGTGCCTGTGCGCCACTCACACCACAGTTCCCTGTCCAACAGTGCACCCCAGGactacctcctcctccatcagtgCATGAGCAGGAAGACAGAAAGTGCACG GAGTGCCAGTTTCTCCCAGGCCACGCGAAGCAATGTGCTAGTGGGGAGCGACTCTGCGGTGCAGAAACTCTCCTATGGCTTTTCGCACTGTCTAAACGGAATGGGCGCTCAGCTGCATGGCTTCTACAGCCTCCCAAAGCCAGGAAAACACCAGTTGCCGGTGCATGATGACTCTTCTCAGGAGGCCTGCTATGTACTTCCGCAGGGCTACAGCTCTGAGGCACCAGCTCACAGTGGTCTGGGTGACTCTGAACTTGACAGCGAGGAGGTGTACACCTACAAGACACCTTGCAACACCCTTGCCACCATGCACAGCAACGAGCGCTCACCTGACAATTATGACCTTCCCACGCCGCCCGGCTCCTTCTATCAGATCCCCCGGACATTTGATAAAAATCACAATGCCTTGACGCCTTCCAGCTCTGAATCCTCATGTGCCCCTCCTCCAAGGCCCCCCAAACCTAGCCAGGGGTCTGAGGGGCAATGGGGGAGTCCCCAGTCAGTAGGGAGCCAGAATGGAGAGGTGACGGCTGCAGTGTCAGTCATCCCACGCAGGAATACCCTCCCCGCTGTTGAGAACATCCGGCTTCACAGAG GCTCCTCCTTTGAAACTAACAACCATCATCGTCTCATCCATTTCAACAACTCTGGCCAGTCGGTGGAGTCTGTAAATGACGGGTTCAGCTCCTACCTG AGAACCCAAACCCCGCTGACTCGCTCCGACAGCGGCAATTCAGATGACAACTATGTGCCCATGAATCCCGGCTCCTCACCACTCAGCGCCGCCCAGGCTGACAGTCCTAAGAATATCTACATTCCTATGAGCCCTGGGCCACATCACTTTGATTTCCCAGGATTCTCTGCAACATTACCTGCCCGTAAGGGGAGCAGTGCCTCCTTGTGTCACAGGCCCAGTCGTCTCAGTGACGTTACGCCACCTCCCATCAACCGCAACCTCAAACCTAACAGGAAAT CGAAGCCAACACCTCTTGATTTGAAGAACAGTGGGATCTTTGATGAACTGCCATTTAAGAGCCCAATCACCATGTCCTGGACACGGCCCGT GCCCTCTATGAACTCCATGTCCTCCCAGCATTGCCGACCTATCTCTACACAAAGCATCACCAGCACAGATTCTGCAGACAGCGAGGAGAATTACGTGGCCATG CAGAACCCAGCGTCTACCTCCCCAGCCGTGAGTGGCACCAGCAGCCCAGCCCCTAGGAAGTGTGGCAACGTGGACTACTTAGCACTGGACTTCCAGCCCGGGTCGCCAAGCCCACACAGAAAA CCCTCTACATCATCCGTGACATCTGATGAGAAGGTGGACTACGTGCAAGTTGACAAGGAAAAGACCCAGGCGCTCCAAAGCACAATGCAGGAGTGGACTGATGTGCGGCAGTCTACTGAACCTGCCAAGGGCGTCAAATCCTGA